The Fervidobacterium sp. sequence AACGTAACCACCAAAAGCATAACCATCGAAATTAAAGAAGGAAGAACACTCAAGATTTTATTTAAAATGCTAAGCATTATCGATGTTACATTCGATTTTAATTCGTTTAACAAACTAACAAGCCAACTTGGAAAGTGACTACCAGTTCTAAGGTTTTTTGTATTTTCAAAGATATTTTGGATTTGTTCTACAGTCGTTGGAACAAAAGAGATTATCGAATAAGAAAAAAGAAAAATTACGAAAACGTACACTATTATAGCAATCCATTTTTTTCCTGTTCTCTTCACCACAAGGTCGTAGGGGACACTCAGTACAATGGAAAAATAAAAACCAAGAACAAGCGCCCCAACAACAAACGGCACTTTCCATGAAAGAAAAAGGAACAACAAAAAATAAATTAGAACTATCCAGCCATCTTTATTAACCATCTTCAACGCCTTCCGATTCCTGTATTATCTTCTTTTCTATTTCAAGAACAAGAGCCTCGGCGGTTGCAAGGTTAGTAGCTAGAGGAACATTGTGCACATCACAAACTCTGAGAAGTGCACTAACATCTGGTTCATGCGGCTGAGCAGTTAGCGGATCGCGTAAAAATATAACAAAATCTATCTCACCATTAACTATCATTGAGCCTATCTGCAAGTCACCTCCGTAAGGTCCAGACTCAAATTTATTTACTTTCAGTCCTATCTTTTCTTCAATAATTGTACCCGTGGATTTAGTAGCATAAAGCTGACATCTTTCGAAAACTTTTTTCCATTCTTTTACAAACATGGCAAGATCGAGCTTTTTCTTATCGTGGGCTATCAAAGCTACTTTCTGCATAGATTCACCACCTTAATATAATTACACACTAAGCTTTTTAATACCTTCTCTTATCTTTTCTAAGTCCTTTTTATCAGCCACGAGTATACCATTTTCTGTTTCAACAACAACAATATCACTTACACCAATAACAATAGTGGGCTTAGTAGACTTGACAAACACATTTTCACCATCAATCACCACTGACCTATCACTATTTTTGACGCCTATTTCCTCCAAACTTTTCCAGTTACCCACATCCGACCAGGAAAATTGAGCTTTAACAACAAAAATCTTATCAGCCTTTTCCATCAAAGCATAATCTATACTTATCGATGGAACTTTTTCATATATCTCAAATATACTGTCAGAGTTTAAAAAAGGAGTTATAACATTAGGTGCGTGTTTCATCATTTGATCGATAAAATACTCTTTCTTCCACATAAACATACCACTGTTCCAAAAGAAATTTCCCGATTCAAGATAATCAACTGCGACTTCGTAACGTGGTT is a genomic window containing:
- a CDS encoding methylglyoxal synthase — its product is MQKVALIAHDKKKLDLAMFVKEWKKVFERCQLYATKSTGTIIEEKIGLKVNKFESGPYGGDLQIGSMIVNGEIDFVIFLRDPLTAQPHEPDVSALLRVCDVHNVPLATNLATAEALVLEIEKKIIQESEGVEDG